The Calliopsis andreniformis isolate RMS-2024a chromosome 10, iyCalAndr_principal, whole genome shotgun sequence nucleotide sequence ttaaattattgttcaattttaaaaaatacctttaaaggattgatttttgaatcCAAATTCTGTCGTAGCTCTCTGTGACGTTTAATTTCTGTTTCCAAATTGTCTATTTTTTTCTGAAACTCGAGAAGGGATTCATTTAAACGGGACTCCTCTCGTTTCTCGTGGTGTAACCTTTTCTCTAATTCGCTTAATTCATTTTTCTATAAACAGTAAAGTCATTTATGTCATTTATATTTATTCTAAAATTAACTATTAGTTGTAATACTTACATATACGGTAACAGATATGACTTCATTAGCTTCCAAGTTATCCTTTAACTCAATAATCGAagctttatatttattttgagcGGCATAAAGTTTCGCGACTTTTGCATTGACAGATGTTAGCTCAGAACTCGTACGTTTCTCTTTTTCACAGCTTGCCATGTACGTTTTCATGATAGCACTTTTTTCATTTTCTACAGTGCGAAGCTCTTCTTCCAATGcactaaaaaaaataataaaacataaatttAAAGTCAATACTGATCAAATTTTATTAAGAGAAAGGGAAAAGGGAAGATCGTACTTGATCGTATCCTTAACAGAAACTTGAAGAAATTTAGCTTTCAGGCCACGTGGTCCACCGTAACTCCTATAATTTGGATCTGGATAGAATGTATCACCTTTTTGAGTGAAAGCTCGTTTACAGTTTTGTGGAACCTTTGCAGCATCAGACATAATATCAGCTGCTTCCTTGCTGGTTGGTATTAATAAAATACATTCAACCTCTCGTTGATCAATTAAACAGTTAGCAACAATAGGATCTGATATGTCCATTGCATTTAAGAGATTAGAATAATCTCGTGAATAAGTACAATGAGCACTAACATCGTGAACCTAGAAATAAATATGTCTTATTTAAGTGAATGGGATACaatagaaattttaagaaaaacttttgtatttacccTGTTATAAAATTTACTGCATATAATTTGAGGAGTTctttcatttaaataaatttctttcataATGGCACTTAACACTTTGGCATCATAACTATTATCTACACAAAATGTAGTAAAAGTCCCCGCTCCTAAATAACTTTCAACAGCTGGTGCCCATGCTGGGTCCTTCATTTTTATGTAGGCCCCTAAATACAGATAAAGGTACAATTAATTctataaaattatatatataaaatataacaaatGGTTTAATCTTCACCTAAGGGGCCACGTGGCTTCTGCTTAAAATGCCCACTATTATATTCTTCATCAATTCTTCTCAAAAGACGTGGTATATTTCGCCCAAAAACAGTTAGTGCATTATCGGAATACTGTTTCCTTGCAGTTAATTCTCGTTTAATATTCTCTAAAAAACAATTCAATTTCGGGATTTCAATATGAGAACGCATTATgatatatttaaattaatataaatttgaATACTGACGTATACGATTGTCGCAGCTGctcatttcaatttttgaagattgaatttcttTTGAAAGGCGCATTTTATCAGTTTCTAAATGTGCTTGATGAGTTTGGTGTGTCCTTAACATTGCTTCAACTTCATCTAACTTCTGTTCCAGATCTGTCAATTgttgtttcattttatttcttTCACTTTGCTCTGCATTATCAGCACTAAAAGAAATATATGATatatggatgcaattatttatgtaGAAAAATATGTAAGAAAATGATAATATACCTTTCTATTTTGTGTATTTCTTTCCAAATTGTACTAATATCGTCTTCTAATCTTTTAATTTTATGTTGGGTTGAACGCCACTCCCTTGTTTTAGTGGAACAAGCATCTTTATTTACACTATATTCCTGCTTcactttattatatgcttcagaaCCATCTGCAACTTCTTGCTCTAAACGTCTAATTTCTTCTTTTAATTTTCTGCAAAAATTTGCAAATGACTATTAAATGACTCACTCTAGATGCAGttgttaataaaaaaataattaattcatACTGAATATTAGCATTTATTTCTTCATCTTTGGACTCGGCAGATGATTCATTGTTCTGAAGTTCTTTCAGATTCTGTTCACACTTTTTTAGAACTTCTTCAAccttttgtaatttattttccTCTGCTATAGCCTACatgaaaatatttgaatcttatagtattaataaaatacaataaattctaTCATAACATTTTCATCCAAGTAAATTTGTTACTTACAACAGCCCAAACTAATTCCATATCCAAATTAATCGCTTCATCGCGCAATTTATCAACTTCTTCCGCCCTTTTTATATTTTGCTTAAGTTGATCAATTTCTTTCCTTGTCTCTGATAAAATCTACATAATTAAAAACGATAAGAAATTTgataaatgaaaaaatttgtATGTACAATTCATTTTTAACTATAGAATATGTAACTTACTTCATTATATTGTTTTAATTTGTCATAATCTTCTTTACAAGTTAATTCAGCTTCCTTATAATTATGACCAATCACGTCCAAAAGTGTTGCTTTCATAAATAATTCATACTTTTCCTCTGGCTTAGATGATACTAAAAATGTTCTTGATATATCCTGATTTAAAATAGAAATAGGATTATCTATCTGAATATTCATAGTTCGTAATATGCTATCCAGCTCGCCTCTTTTTGTTGTAATAATTTCCCCTATTAAACATTATTTAAGATTTACTTTCAATATCATTACACATGTACACAAATTCAATTAAATAATATGTCAACATTTCTATACCTCtccaattttttattttgtactgcGATGAATTTCCAATAGTACGACAAACTGTTATTGCTTCCCCATAAAGATCTGGTTTGTATGCTAAAGGTCCTTTATTGACCAATGTTACTTCAATTGTTGCAGAGTTCTTCCCTTTCTTTATAAAACCTATATATGAAAAGAATGTATTATAAATAGAGCAAGAAATTTTTAAGacctttatattatattgtatattcatACTTTTTACAGCTGCTCCACGACTGGTAACATTTGCCCTAGCTCCAAGGCCAATTGTTAAGGCTGTCAATATTGCACTTTTACCACTTCCATTACGACCAACAATGAAATTTACATTTGGATTTAAAACAACTTCCAAGGCATCATGACACATGAAATTTCGCACCAAAATCTTTTTTACTTTCCCAGCTTTGTACTGCAAGACATCACACAAAAAATATAACATACATACAATTCACTATACACCTACAAATGCATTGATTGTAATTTATTAAAACGAGACATTCTATATATCTTTGAACATAGAAGAAGACTAAACAGAAGAATAAGAAAATATACATCGTATTATTTCTCATTAAAATTAATTGGTAATATATTGAGTATACACTTACTTCCCCTGAAAAATCAAAACCATTTTCTTTTCCTTTGGAGCGTTTTGGCTGATGTTCCTCCGGTTCTATGGACTTCCTCTTCTTCTTATTTTTCGTACAATTTTCCATGGTTTCGATGACTTACTTACAATCTAACAATATATACGTATGAAGATGCAAATTACGTACTCGTTCAAATAGCCGCGGAAACATGTACCGCACGCACCATTTCCTTCGGAAGTATTTATCGATTTCATTACAGCGAAACTAAACTGAACAGCTCTTATCATTTGCAACAGCAACTagatacaaaaaaatatttatctaACACTTTGCAGATATGTTATCACACGTAACAGCAGTTTAGAAACACACGTAAATCTTTCCCGCCAGCGATTACTAATTTCTGCAGCTGCAACCATTAGACAAAAGACATCTAGACCGCCGAGCATACGACGCTTCACTGAGCTGTGAATACAAGACACAGTGTCGTCCTAAACTGGTAAGGCTTTCGAACAGCGCCATCTTTGAGAATAAATCATGCACGCCATCTAAGTAGAATCAATGATATTAAGATCTTCTAGTATTATGTATCGACGAAGTACAAACAAGACCAACACATGCATTGACGAGCTCGTCTGTGATGCATGTGCACTGGTTAAATTAAAATAGTTTAGTACCACTAACTCCGCTCAGATGGCGAATATGGTTTATGCTAAAAAATGACACGATTCAAGTAGTTTTATATTCTGGTATCCCTTCAAAACGCGAAATTTTTAAGTACTTAGATAATTATACAACATTATTATGCATAATTCTGCAATGAAGTTAGATTACAAGATTAATTTCTATAGATGTATGGGCCCTTTTCAAAGCCTAGAGATCTTTATCTTcaacaacaaaatcaaattcaaATAGTTTTAAACTTATGATAGATGATCCTTAAACTTGTTTTTGACTCTGTATATGCTTATAATAAGAATATACATAAAAATTTAGTTACAAATACAACCTATGTGTACTTATCGAAACCCATGGTCCCcctttttatttcaataaattCAAATTCGATTTAAGTATAATTACAGAGCTTCCCTACGCTCAAAAACCGCATAAGAGataataattctaaccagtgttTTAAAATAAATGCGTACTTGATTAAAAATGATCGTCCATTATTGAGCATATGAATCGGCACATAACCAATCGTGTGCAACTAAAACTGCACTTAAATGTACACGTCCCAGGCAAATATATAAAGTCGATCTTCTCAAAAACGAAAGCTCTTACGATCAAATTTTATTCTGCCTTTTTTACTTACTTTTTCCATAGAGAATCACCTTCTTCCCGGTTGTATCGCCAATTATAGGACACCCTATATACTTCTCTTATCGTAAATCCGAGATTTTCAGACTATTTGGCGCCACCTACGTAACGTTCCTTCCCCACCACCTGTTGCACGTTAAAATTTGAATCGTTTGCTGGCTGCTGGCTGGTGACGGTTAAATCTGAGAGTGTGGGATGGTGTAGGATGGTGTAGGATGCATACGACATACGACACTTTAACTTCGGCGTCGGTCTGTTACGCGATGGACCGAAGCTCGTGTTTTAGACGAACCTGTTGATATACGTCACAGTTTTTTCTATACATCTTGCGTATATTACATCTCATCTCACTTATCGTATTGGCTCGTGGCTGTTTAATAAGACGAAAAGTGGTACTTGTCGAGAGATGAGTGATTCTGGAGAGAATATTAAGTATAAATGGACTCCCGAGGGTACTGCATTGTTGGTATCAGTATGGTCTGATAGACAAGTGCAAAAGCAGCTCGAGTATGCCTCGAAACCACAAATTATATGGGAAAGTGTTGCAAGATATATGAAAAAGAAAGGGTACAATGTCACTGGTAAACAATGCAGATCCCGAATGAAACAGGTTTTGGTGTGCTACCGTGAAGCTAAACGAGCTGGTACTCGTGCAGGTGTAGAGCAATTTTACGAATCGATAGATAGAGTTCTAAAAAATAAACGTTTGGAAGAGATTGATATGAATGGTATTGATACTGTAGGTAAGTCTGTGTGAAATGGATCAGAGATTAGTCAATTTTCTTTTGTTGCTTTTACATGATTTATTTGTTCAATTGCTAGATTGCATCTAAGGCATTTAATAGTTTAATGTTTTCGAGTTAAAGTAAATCTTAGAATATGGCTTGAAGTTGATTAAGGAAGAATATTTTGTACTTTCTCTTCTAGATGCAATGATAAATGTTAAGTCCCCACCAAAAGACGTTAAGACAAATAAGAATTTACAAATGAGACACAAATTTCAACAACCTGTACAATCACTACATCGAACTGAAGCATTATCTCCTACATGGACACTAGGACGTAagaattatatttcattttaatttatttaaagattttcttattttttaaacacTAGATGTGTGGGTATTTATTCTAACTTATTGCTTACCTTGAGTTTttcctatttttcatattttttcgtTTATCCATGTATTAATGTTGTTAAAAGGTTGATAAATATTAAGATATGTGTACTAAATTTTAAGAAAACATGGCAATATTATTTTCCAGGTGAAAATGAATACCCTGATTCTCCTGAATCAAATGAAACTATAATAGCTCGACCTTATAATAGAGTACTTTCTCCTACAAGGGATGTAGCTATTAATACAGGTGAACAGTTGACTCAAATAGCTGGTAAATCAACCCAATGTAATTCTGTACCTCTGGAAGAGCCATTGCGTATGAGTTACAAACAAAATTTGTTGCAAAGTTTCCCCTATGGAGAAATACCCTttcaaaatacagtacaaaatgTGCAAAATCAGATAATTCAAGAGAACATGCAGCAGAATCAAAATTTTCAACAGAATCAGAATTTTCTACAAAATCGTATATGCAATCAACAGCAAAGTATGCTTGTGAATAATTTGGGTCTTCAACAAAATTTACATAACTTAAATCAGAATATTCCAACGCAATCTGTAAGTGTCCCCACGCAAATTAATTCAATGGCAATGCAGAATTCAAATTTGGAACACATGATCCAGCAACAGCAGTATTTACAACAGTGTGCAAATAATCGTGCCATGCCGCAAGAACCGAGAAGAGTCGCATTTGGGCAAAATTTACCTTCTTTATATAAGCAACAATACGGCAATATATTAAGTCATACTATAACAGATGCAAAGCAAAATGAACTGTTATCTCCAAATTATTCTCCAGATATATCTCAGAATTTAAATGATGCTTTTTGTCAATCAAAAAGTGACGAGAAAACGCATAATTTAAACGAAACCTTTAATCAAGCTACACAAGTGGCAAATCCATTAACTGTGCCAAACCCTGATATTTCTGTAATAACAAATAACGCAACGTGCAATGATGATAGCCTTTTGCTAGAATTTTTGATGGATTCGCCAACACCATCAGAAAGTGATAATAAATCAAAAGATACCGCTGTTAATACGGATAATATTCCTCACGTGCCATTTAGAAAAAAAAAGGCACAAAAATTGGAGCAGCTTGTTTTAAGTGCAATTAATTCTCAAAGCGAGGTTGTTAACAAGATTCTTGCTGCGCAAAATGACATGTTAGCAAAGTTTTTAGATATAGATAGAGATCGTCAAAATCGACTGGAATGTCGTTTGGATAATTTACTGCAAGTGGTTCATACTTCTGGGTTCACAAAGCACTCTCCTGAAATGAATACTGAAACTCCTCCACCACCTCCAGAACCTATAATAACATCTCTGGTGCCTCCTCCAAAACCAGGAGCTGCTCCTCCAAAATTGGATCTTGTTCCTCCAAAACCCTGTCGAGTTCCTTGTACAGTGCCACATTCTAATATCGAGTTAATCAATCAAAATCCTGTAATGACAAAACCAGGCATTGTTTCGCCTATAACAAGCCCAGTAAAAAAACCTGGTACAATATGGTCGAAACTGGGACCAGTATCGCAATCTCCTTTTGTAAAAGCTCAACAACGTTTGGGCTTACAACCGATTACAAATACGGACAttcgcactcaatcctctgcagaAAGACGTATAGCCAGAAAAATGGAGAAGATTCCTATGGATATGGAAACACTAAAATTTGAGACTAAAAAGCTCTTAGAAAGGGAGAAACAAATGGAAGAAAAAGTAGAGAATGCTCGTCTTGAAACGTCACTAAGTCAAACTTTGCACGCGCGTAGAAGATTATTTACACAGAGAGAACCTACTGCGGCAATGATATTAACTGCAGCATTCTTAGAGAACGAATGTCGCGCTTCAGCTCAAATTTTGAGTCATTATGATATTTTCAGTACGAATAAAAAGAATGTAAACAATATCGAGGATGATTTATTGGCTGGCCAAGGAGAAAGTTACGAACGCTTAAGGCAATTAAATATTCAGCCTACTTGTGTACCTGCTGAACCCTGCAATACTTCTACTCCAGCAAAATTTGGAGTTACTTCGAATGGTGAGAAACCATTCAATGCACCGGTACAGAAACAAACAATTCAACAATTGGCTCAGATTGTAATGAACACAGGAAGGTGGAAAGATCATGCAACACAAAATAGACCGTCGAATGGCGTGCGTCCAATTCCACCGAATACACAAACGCAACAGCAAAATGTTTGTCCTGTTGGTTACAACGATGTATTTACAACAGCACAGCCTAATGCCTTAGCAAGAGAAAATGAGATAAGAAGTGACCCGAatcatattcaggattggatgttaAACAGATGTGGAAATTCGAGGAATGAGCAAAAAGTACTATGTGGACCATCGTATGCCATAAACAAAAAGCCTAACTTTCCTATGGGTTTCACAACAACGATGCTAGAGCCTGAAAATTCGAAGAAAGATTCCAATGGCGAAGTTCATAAACCTATTGGATTCAGCACTAATGTATTGCCAGATCGTAAACAGAGTGTACGTTTTATGGACGAAGCGCTAGCGGAATTATACCGCATGTATTGCAAAGAACAACAAGAAAAGAATGACAGTTTACCTTATGTGTCGGATAATGGTGATAGTAAATCTATTTCTATTCAAAACCGACAAATGATTGAAAAATACATTAACGAAATAATGCCAAGGAAACAATTCAGAGATAAAGAGAAGGACACTGATTCTGATAACGATGATGAGTTCTTGGATACTACCGCCACTATGCCTGTGATTGTACCACGAAGAGGATCTCTTACATCTACTGGTACTACATCAACGGAGACTACACATTCCATAAAATTTATGAAATCAGATAACTGTACAATTAGTTAGGTATACATGCATGATATATAAAATAATGCATTTGTTAATCTGTTTCCATTAATAGAATTTAAGCTAAAAAATcaacatatattttttaaaacttaTATATTGTTAATACTACATGAAAAATTTTAAGAAAGAGACTTTCTTTAATTTGTAGCTATTACATaaagtgtttcataacatgtataTTGTTGTGTGCCAAATTCAACTTTGAAGATGTGCTTACGTTTTATGAAACATTCTGTGTGATAAGAATAAAAAACTATGTTTTGATTTCAATGTAAGCATAAACTAAATGAATTTAGTATACACTTTTTAAGTTTTcgttataaataaatttaaaagtttataTTAACATTTAGATTTGTGCAATAATTTTGGTTGTAGAAAaccaaattttttttataattatgacaagtgtattaataaataattgtaacgaacaataataaaataatacaaatacagaACAGGCATTTTTTCGTTTACAGTTATAGCTAAAGaaagtttttaatatatttactcAAAATTTGTTTATGCGAAATACTACAAAATTTATTTCATGATGCTTTTAATTGTACAAAATGctgtaaaatttgaaatttaaggtTCATTAATAACTCCATTAAATAGAAGTGTTACAGTTAAGATATTCATTCTCTCATCATGAACTGATTTAATGATACTGAAGAGAAATGGTTGATCTATCTTGATTTCCATTGGAAATTCTGCAGAAAACACTGTCagtattactcctgtaataaaaTTACAGCATGATGAGAacgaattattattaaaaaacgaTTTCATTTAAAGAATATTAATCACGAATGTAATATGTCTACAGATAAGCTTAACACTATTAGATTGTTGCATAAATGTAGTCAAACTCCATGTATAAATACGTGTATAGTAATATAGTGAAGATATTAAATGTGTGGAACATAAACGTTTCCAGTAAATAAGGTTGCAGCATTTCGAGCATTTTCATTTCCATTTTTATAGATGCAATTAAAAAGGAAAGGTCGATCGATCATCATTATTGTAGGTAGTTCAAAATGTAAACTCGTCTCGTAAAAGATGACCCCTGAAACAAATTTAAGAGAACACTTTGGAAGTAGATATAtgcttttttttataaaatttaattatgtGCTGCACCAAAAATGATCTGATGGAAATGTTTAACAtgttagatatatatatattttacaaaGGAATTCTTAATTAATATAAGCATCTAAATTATATTATCTCTATTTATTAAGTGTTCCTCTATTTGTTAGAATCATATTGTTTTATTATAATACTTCAAAGATTTGACAGAAAtccataaatatttattatttatagcgGTAGAATTACTATTTTCAAATTTCGGGATGAACAATATGACCGCTAAATAATGTTAAGGTGGAATGAACTTTCTTTTTGCTATCTTTTACGGTCTGGATGATATTATAAACAAATGGACGTGTGACTTCAAATTCCACTGGAAACTCCAATGATAGTTTCATCAGAACGATACCTGAAACAAATTATAGTAGCAGTCACGTGCTGTATGCTATTTACTACATATGAACTATGAAAGAAATGGCTTAGGAAGCTTGCACAGATAGAAGCCATCTCAGAAACTCTAAAAAAAGACTTTTGACAAGAGAATAGGAATGAAGCAACATTCTGTAGAAGCAAATGTAAATTACATACAACTTTATTCATTCTGTGTTTAAATgttaattctgttgtatttagacaTTTATCATCATTTGGACTCAGATATgtataatgatcatagaaaaTCAACTAATTTTAACATAGATTATGAATTTGGTTCAATAATATTTCCTTTGAATAGTGGCAAGACTTGAAGTGCATCAGtttcttttgaaattttgaCAATAGTATAGAAAAGGGGATGGTTTGCAAAAAACTTTACTGGAATTTCCAGCATGTCCAATGTGATAACGTCTGAAACAAAGTATTACATAATCTTCACTTTTTGTAAGTGTCACAATATCAATTAAGTATCTTTCTGCGTGTATCAGAAAATAAGTTATTCGTTGAAGTAAAAAAAAACTACACTAAATATCGacatttcaatttttataatgATTTTTTGTGATTAACACTATAGAAAGGATATCTATGCGATATTACAGTCTTGTAAGTACTATATGTAAGCTGATAAAATAGATATTCAAATTATGGTTCatttgttaaaaaatatatagttctgattttgaaattttaagaGATATTTAAGGTTCAATGATGTGTCCTTGAAACAAATGTAGATTGGTATCTCCTCTTTTGATGATACTGTAGATAAATGGGTGATTCACCAACATTTGCCTTGGAATTGAAATAGATGCATATACTGCAAAAGCTCCTGAAACAAGTTTACTATGTAACTACCTATGCTAGCAATAAAATAATTTGGTTTTTCCTAAAAAAATATGGTACTAAAGTATATAATTTATAGAATTTTTGTTTATGGAGTGTTAACACattaaatttatataattttattatttcttttgTAACGCActcttttattattaataatctaAAAGTTTTGATGTAGACTAGATTTCATATTGACCATATACAGTGGAACCTCGAAGTTCAAACACAATCTATTTCAGGAGA carries:
- the Smc6 gene encoding structural maintenance of chromosomes 6 — its product is MENCTKNKKKRKSIEPEEHQPKRSKGKENGFDFSGEYKAGKVKKILVRNFMCHDALEVVLNPNVNFIVGRNGSGKSAILTALTIGLGARANVTSRGAAVKSFIKKGKNSATIEVTLVNKGPLAYKPDLYGEAITVCRTIGNSSQYKIKNWRGEIITTKRGELDSILRTMNIQIDNPISILNQDISRTFLVSSKPEEKYELFMKATLLDVIGHNYKEAELTCKEDYDKLKQYNEILSETRKEIDQLKQNIKRAEEVDKLRDEAINLDMELVWAVAIAEENKLQKVEEVLKKCEQNLKELQNNESSAESKDEEINANIQKLKEEIRRLEQEVADGSEAYNKVKQEYSVNKDACSTKTREWRSTQHKIKRLEDDISTIWKEIHKIESADNAEQSERNKMKQQLTDLEQKLDEVEAMLRTHQTHQAHLETDKMRLSKEIQSSKIEMSSCDNRIQNIKRELTARKQYSDNALTVFGRNIPRLLRRIDEEYNSGHFKQKPRGPLGAYIKMKDPAWAPAVESYLGAGTFTTFCVDNSYDAKVLSAIMKEIYLNERTPQIICSKFYNRVHDVSAHCTYSRDYSNLLNAMDISDPIVANCLIDQREVECILLIPTSKEAADIMSDAAKVPQNCKRAFTQKGDTFYPDPNYRSYGGPRGLKAKFLQVSVKDTINALEEELRTVENEKSAIMKTYMASCEKEKRTSSELTSVNAKVAKLYAAQNKYKASIIELKDNLEANEVISVTVYKNELSELEKRLHHEKREESRLNESLLEFQKKIDNLETEIKRHRELRQNLDSKINPLKDNIKELQDEKDAMRMKSRNIAKKLQALHQALQNATAEFEMQQRATEKAVSDATNSCERIETDRSVAELERTSRDLKAKIREIERVFGNIDELREKLKEKEAKCGKNLRLASKIEQTYQMHLSRLEARKKLFMDMKKMYGINIQNSFTNVLALRNRKGTISIDHTRKKLELQVTSQNDSKRSINDARSLSGGERSYSTVAFILALWDCTGLPFYFLDEFDVFMDKVNRRVIMDILLDHTKSHPQSQFTFLTPLDTSNVLAEDYVTIHQLAPPERASQVQ
- the LOC143184512 gene encoding uncharacterized protein LOC143184512; the protein is MSDSGENIKYKWTPEGTALLVSVWSDRQVQKQLEYASKPQIIWESVARYMKKKGYNVTGKQCRSRMKQVLVCYREAKRAGTRAGVEQFYESIDRVLKNKRLEEIDMNGIDTVDAMINVKSPPKDVKTNKNLQMRHKFQQPVQSLHRTEALSPTWTLGRENEYPDSPESNETIIARPYNRVLSPTRDVAINTGEQLTQIAGKSTQCNSVPLEEPLRMSYKQNLLQSFPYGEIPFQNTVQNVQNQIIQENMQQNQNFQQNQNFLQNRICNQQQSMLVNNLGLQQNLHNLNQNIPTQSVSVPTQINSMAMQNSNLEHMIQQQQYLQQCANNRAMPQEPRRVAFGQNLPSLYKQQYGNILSHTITDAKQNELLSPNYSPDISQNLNDAFCQSKSDEKTHNLNETFNQATQVANPLTVPNPDISVITNNATCNDDSLLLEFLMDSPTPSESDNKSKDTAVNTDNIPHVPFRKKKAQKLEQLVLSAINSQSEVVNKILAAQNDMLAKFLDIDRDRQNRLECRLDNLLQVVHTSGFTKHSPEMNTETPPPPPEPIITSLVPPPKPGAAPPKLDLVPPKPCRVPCTVPHSNIELINQNPVMTKPGIVSPITSPVKKPGTIWSKLGPVSQSPFVKAQQRLGLQPITNTDIRTQSSAERRIARKMEKIPMDMETLKFETKKLLEREKQMEEKVENARLETSLSQTLHARRRLFTQREPTAAMILTAAFLENECRASAQILSHYDIFSTNKKNVNNIEDDLLAGQGESYERLRQLNIQPTCVPAEPCNTSTPAKFGVTSNGEKPFNAPVQKQTIQQLAQIVMNTGRWKDHATQNRPSNGVRPIPPNTQTQQQNVCPVGYNDVFTTAQPNALARENEIRSDPNHIQDWMLNRCGNSRNEQKVLCGPSYAINKKPNFPMGFTTTMLEPENSKKDSNGEVHKPIGFSTNVLPDRKQSVRFMDEALAELYRMYCKEQQEKNDSLPYVSDNGDSKSISIQNRQMIEKYINEIMPRKQFRDKEKDTDSDNDDEFLDTTATMPVIVPRRGSLTSTGTTSTETTHSIKFMKSDNCTIS